The Teredinibacter sp. KSP-S5-2 genome includes a window with the following:
- a CDS encoding SufE family protein, with protein MNPFGSSITPEDIIDTLGFFDSWEERYKYIIDLGKELSGLDEASKTDDNIVRGCQSQVWLVCKREDGKLWFDADSDAFIVKGLLGVVLSAYNGKTAQEIIDFDIEAFFEELKLLKHLSPTRGNGLRAMVKRIVDFAQSE; from the coding sequence ATGAACCCGTTTGGCTCCAGTATTACTCCAGAAGACATTATCGATACCCTGGGCTTTTTTGATTCCTGGGAAGAGCGTTATAAGTACATCATTGACTTGGGTAAAGAGTTAAGTGGGTTGGATGAGGCGAGTAAAACTGACGACAACATTGTCCGAGGTTGCCAGAGCCAGGTTTGGTTGGTGTGTAAGCGTGAAGACGGCAAACTGTGGTTCGATGCCGATAGTGATGCCTTCATTGTTAAAGGTTTACTTGGGGTCGTGCTGAGTGCCTACAACGGCAAAACTGCCCAGGAAATCATCGACTTCGATATTGAAGCGTTTTTTGAAGAGCTAAAATTGCTCAAGCATTTAAGCCCTACGCGGGGCAATGGTTTACGGGCAATGGTAAAACGCATTGTTGATTTTGCCCAATCTGAGTAA
- a CDS encoding sugar phosphate isomerase/epimerase, with translation MYQRIVLLLVPFLFLTGCTLFSHGTDESKEKLFARPKVSVQLWPLRHEVKTDITSTLKWLSSLGVDGVEFAYEFGEYAERPEDLKRLLDSLNLEVSAAHVARDHLLDSRINQTLAFYKTLGVKTLIIGWDPRAWDPEGVQEFVAELNVWSETLNQQGFSLGVHNHQYEFAPYNGKTFWDYIALNTDESLILQLDVGWAKYAGVHPGDYILRYGNRAKTVHYRALVLEGSPGVSPLIGDDGTNWRGLIASNRAVATEWLVIEQEEHPPGMELKKAIELSKRQLDSYIDEAYL, from the coding sequence ATGTATCAAAGAATTGTCCTCCTCTTAGTTCCTTTTCTATTTTTAACCGGATGTACGTTGTTTTCCCACGGTACAGATGAATCTAAAGAGAAACTGTTTGCTCGACCTAAAGTCAGCGTCCAACTTTGGCCGTTAAGGCATGAAGTCAAAACTGATATTACATCTACCTTAAAATGGTTGTCGTCGTTAGGGGTTGACGGTGTGGAATTTGCCTACGAATTTGGTGAGTATGCTGAAAGACCTGAAGACTTAAAGCGTTTATTGGATTCGCTGAATTTAGAGGTCAGTGCTGCGCATGTTGCCCGGGATCACTTGCTTGATTCCCGGATCAATCAAACTTTAGCCTTTTATAAAACCCTAGGAGTTAAAACTCTGATTATCGGATGGGACCCAAGAGCTTGGGATCCTGAAGGTGTTCAAGAGTTTGTTGCTGAGCTTAACGTTTGGTCGGAGACTCTGAATCAGCAGGGGTTTTCGCTGGGTGTGCATAATCATCAATATGAGTTCGCACCATACAATGGGAAAACCTTTTGGGATTATATCGCCTTAAATACAGATGAAAGCTTAATCCTTCAATTGGATGTGGGGTGGGCTAAATATGCCGGGGTTCACCCAGGGGATTATATTCTTCGTTATGGAAATAGAGCCAAGACGGTCCACTATCGTGCGTTGGTGCTTGAGGGGTCTCCCGGAGTTTCTCCATTAATTGGTGACGATGGGACGAATTGGCGTGGATTGATTGCCTCCAATCGTGCCGTCGCGACCGAATGGCTGGTGATCGAGCAGGAGGAGCACCCACCGGGAATGGAGTTGAAGAAAGCCATTGAATTGTCCAAGCGCCAGTTAGACTCTTATATCGATGAGGCGTATCTATAG
- the sufT gene encoding putative Fe-S cluster assembly protein SufT, translating into MEKRVIVTTRDCPARLVPVGDQVTIPKDTFITLTQSLGGNYTLVYNGNMVRVDGTDADALGLQVQELNFEPPADGSIHEEQVWEALHTIYDPEIPVDIVNLGLVYEVKVNQENKRVKIKMTLTAPGCGMGPVLVGDVEYRVAKVPNVKCVKVDLVFDPAWSREMMSEEAQLETGMFF; encoded by the coding sequence ATGGAAAAACGCGTAATTGTGACCACTCGAGATTGCCCTGCACGGTTAGTTCCGGTTGGGGATCAGGTTACCATTCCTAAAGATACCTTTATTACTCTCACGCAGAGCCTCGGTGGCAACTACACTTTGGTGTACAACGGCAATATGGTGCGTGTGGATGGCACAGATGCCGATGCTTTGGGGTTACAGGTTCAAGAGCTGAACTTTGAGCCGCCGGCAGATGGTAGTATTCATGAGGAGCAGGTTTGGGAAGCTTTGCATACTATCTACGACCCTGAAATTCCAGTAGATATTGTTAATCTGGGTTTGGTCTACGAAGTAAAAGTGAATCAGGAGAACAAGCGCGTAAAAATCAAGATGACCTTAACTGCCCCTGGCTGTGGTATGGGCCCGGTGTTGGTGGGTGATGTTGAATACCGTGTGGCAAAAGTACCAAATGTAAAATGTGTTAAGGTGGATTTGGTGTTTGATCCTGCATGGAGTCGGGAGATGATGAGCGAAGAAGCTCAGCTTGAAACGGGAATGTTTTTTTAG
- a CDS encoding cysteine desulfurase, giving the protein MTKTVFDVLKIREDFPILKRVVNGMPLVYLDNAATTQKPQHVIDAICHYYTHMNSNVHRGAHTLSNEATEAFEAARRAVQDYIHAESSDQVLWVRGTTEGLNLIASSYGGMVLEAGDKVLVSAMEHHSNIVPWQMVAQQKGANVEPIPVDAEGTIDLDAFKSLLDEQVKIVSVGHVSNALGTINPIEEIIALAHKVGAKVVVDGAQSVGHWNIDVQKLNCDFYVFSAHKMFGPTGIGAVYGKRELLESMPPYQGGGEMIEQVSFAGTTYNQLPYKFEAGTPNIADAIGFAAAIEYLNGLDRKAAAEHEAELLNYAVSLGEKLDGFNLIGRAKNKTGVLSFLLEGTHPSDVGMILDQKGIAVRTGHHCAQPIMDQYKIPGTIRASFSFYNTKQEIDALFAGLETAKMFLL; this is encoded by the coding sequence ATGACTAAAACAGTATTCGATGTATTAAAAATTCGTGAAGACTTCCCAATTTTAAAGCGGGTGGTTAATGGTATGCCGTTGGTTTATCTGGATAATGCGGCGACAACACAAAAGCCGCAACACGTCATTGATGCGATATGTCATTACTATACGCACATGAATAGCAATGTTCATCGTGGGGCACATACGTTGAGTAATGAAGCCACTGAAGCCTTTGAAGCTGCGCGTCGTGCGGTGCAAGATTATATTCACGCTGAGTCCAGTGACCAGGTGTTATGGGTTCGTGGAACCACTGAAGGCTTGAATCTTATCGCTTCCAGTTACGGCGGTATGGTGTTGGAGGCAGGGGATAAAGTGTTAGTGAGTGCGATGGAACACCACTCGAATATTGTTCCCTGGCAAATGGTTGCCCAGCAGAAAGGGGCTAACGTTGAACCTATACCTGTTGATGCGGAAGGTACCATTGATCTTGATGCATTTAAGTCTTTACTGGACGAGCAGGTAAAAATAGTTTCGGTTGGACATGTGTCCAATGCGTTGGGAACGATTAACCCTATTGAGGAAATTATCGCACTTGCCCATAAAGTGGGTGCGAAAGTTGTAGTTGATGGTGCGCAATCTGTTGGCCATTGGAATATTGATGTTCAGAAACTGAATTGCGATTTTTATGTGTTTTCGGCACATAAAATGTTTGGCCCCACTGGTATTGGTGCGGTATATGGTAAGCGTGAATTGCTAGAATCTATGCCCCCTTATCAAGGCGGTGGGGAGATGATTGAGCAAGTCAGCTTTGCTGGCACAACCTATAATCAACTTCCCTATAAATTTGAAGCGGGTACGCCAAATATTGCAGATGCCATTGGTTTTGCTGCCGCGATTGAGTACTTGAATGGTTTGGATCGTAAAGCCGCTGCAGAGCATGAAGCGGAATTGCTCAACTACGCGGTAAGTCTGGGTGAAAAACTTGATGGTTTTAACTTGATTGGTCGGGCAAAAAATAAAACCGGTGTATTGAGCTTTTTGCTGGAAGGCACGCATCCTTCTGATGTCGGGATGATTCTTGATCAAAAAGGTATTGCTGTACGTACCGGTCACCATTGCGCGCAACCGATAATGGACCAATATAAAATTCCCGGAACTATTCGCGCCAGCTTTAGTTTTTATAATACAAAACAAGAAATTGACGCATTGTTTGCCGGTTTGGAAACCGCAAAAATGTTTTTGCTATAG
- a CDS encoding antibiotic biosynthesis monooxygenase codes for MSLIAKTPEPPYYAVIFTSHRTEGDNGYGDMAKKMLELAAMQPGFLGVESAREELGLTVSYWSNLESIKRWKANLEHKVAQKLGYERWYSTFKVRVAKVEHDYGV; via the coding sequence ATGTCTCTAATAGCGAAAACACCAGAGCCGCCGTACTACGCGGTAATTTTCACGTCACATCGTACCGAGGGTGACAACGGTTATGGTGATATGGCAAAAAAGATGCTTGAGTTGGCCGCGATGCAACCTGGTTTTTTGGGGGTTGAATCTGCGAGGGAAGAATTGGGGTTAACGGTTTCATATTGGTCTAACCTTGAATCCATCAAAAGGTGGAAAGCCAATCTGGAGCATAAAGTGGCTCAAAAGCTAGGTTATGAAAGATGGTATTCCACATTTAAAGTCAGAGTCGCAAAAGTAGAGCATGATTATGGGGTTTGA
- a CDS encoding phage integrase N-terminal SAM-like domain-containing protein, with translation MAYKTEKTYSTWLRRFIYFMRKCRRSSVDYTKESSFLTYLALQRNVSPNT, from the coding sequence ATGGCTTACAAAACAGAAAAGACGTATTCAACTTGGCTTAGACGATTTATCTACTTTATGAGAAAGTGCCGCAGGAGTTCTGTAGACTACACGAAGGAATCTAGTTTTCTTACATATCTTGCTCTGCAACGCAATGTTTCTCCAAACACATAG
- the sufD gene encoding Fe-S cluster assembly protein SufD — protein sequence MVEFVTSVENLASQQKAPAWLSALRAEGANQWQNTPWPTRKTERWKYTPLRSLTTQAFQWSSVDATSDLDESLFEIPELDSHTLVFVNGAYSAELSDDALPEVAVLFSQANETQQSIIQKNLGKIVDVKKHQFASLNNALVTEGVLLHVEKNIVFDKPIRVVNVSSGVETNVLAQLRLLVVLEDNAQAAVIEQFISTSDSNAVFSNTLTEFHLSSGAQLTHYRLNMENENNLHTGGVHANLFANATLNAYLLAQGCELNRVDYQVNHLGQGAHLEMQGVYIPQNKQLVDYHTEIEHCVPNCTSNEVFRGIIADSAKAVFNGRIHIHPDAQKTLAELSNKNLLLSNQAEVDTKPELEIYADDVRCAHGATVSQINEKEMFYLQSRGVSRQEAQVMLSFGFINEVLREFPSEEIQNYLRPKLARVFGRDESLVSHLLHDDQDD from the coding sequence ATGGTTGAATTTGTCACATCGGTTGAAAACTTAGCGAGCCAGCAAAAAGCACCTGCATGGTTAAGCGCATTGCGAGCCGAAGGTGCAAACCAATGGCAAAATACACCTTGGCCAACACGCAAGACTGAGCGTTGGAAGTACACGCCATTGCGCTCATTAACAACACAAGCTTTTCAGTGGTCAAGTGTCGATGCGACGAGTGACCTTGATGAATCCCTGTTTGAAATCCCAGAGTTAGACTCGCATACATTAGTGTTTGTAAATGGCGCTTATTCTGCGGAGCTTTCCGATGATGCTTTGCCTGAGGTGGCGGTTCTGTTTAGCCAGGCTAATGAAACTCAGCAAAGTATTATTCAAAAGAATCTGGGCAAAATTGTTGATGTGAAGAAACATCAGTTTGCCTCGCTCAACAATGCGTTAGTTACTGAGGGAGTGTTGTTGCACGTCGAGAAAAATATCGTTTTTGATAAGCCCATACGCGTTGTCAATGTTAGCTCTGGAGTCGAGACTAACGTGCTCGCCCAGCTCAGATTATTGGTTGTTCTTGAAGATAATGCCCAGGCAGCGGTGATCGAGCAATTTATTTCTACTAGTGATAGCAATGCGGTATTTAGTAATACGCTAACGGAATTTCATTTGTCTAGCGGTGCGCAGCTTACTCACTACCGTTTAAATATGGAGAATGAAAACAATCTCCATACGGGCGGTGTTCATGCAAACTTGTTTGCCAATGCGACCTTGAATGCGTATTTGTTGGCCCAGGGGTGTGAATTAAATCGAGTCGATTACCAGGTTAACCACCTCGGGCAAGGTGCGCACCTTGAAATGCAGGGTGTGTATATCCCACAAAATAAACAGCTAGTGGATTATCACACTGAAATTGAGCATTGTGTTCCAAACTGCACTAGTAATGAGGTTTTTCGAGGTATTATTGCGGACAGCGCTAAAGCGGTTTTTAACGGACGAATTCATATTCATCCTGATGCGCAGAAAACACTGGCTGAGTTAAGTAATAAAAATCTTTTACTTTCAAATCAGGCCGAAGTGGATACTAAGCCTGAGCTGGAGATCTACGCGGACGATGTCCGTTGTGCTCACGGCGCTACTGTTAGTCAGATTAATGAAAAAGAAATGTTTTACCTGCAAAGTCGGGGGGTAAGCCGGCAAGAGGCGCAGGTGATGTTAAGTTTTGGATTTATTAATGAAGTTTTGAGGGAGTTTCCGTCTGAGGAAATTCAGAATTATCTTCGTCCAAAGCTGGCACGGGTATTTGGCAGGGATGAATCCCTGGTTAGCCATTTATTGCACGACGATCAAGATGACTAA
- the sufB gene encoding Fe-S cluster assembly protein SufB — protein sequence MSEQVEHLIKHEYSAGFHTDVESETLPPGLNEDVVRFISNKKGEPEWLTEWRLKAFRNWLEMEEPSWAHVSYPDVDFQAISYYSAPKSMDDKPKSLDEVDPELIETYNKLGIPLHEQEMLAGVAVDAVFDSVSVVTTFREKLEEAGVIFCPISEAVHKHPELIKKYLGSVVPQKDNFYAALNSAVFSDGSFVYIPKGVRCPMELSTYFRINEQNTGQFERTLIVADEGSYVSYLEGCTAPMRDENQMHAAIVELIAMDDAEIKYSTVQNWYPGDAEGKGGIYNFVTKRGICHNRAKISWTQVETGSAVTWKYPSCILKGDDSVGEFYSVALTNNYQQADTGTKMIHLGKNTRSTIISKGISAGKSQNAYRGLVRMNPGADGARNYTQCDSLLIGDKCGAHTFPYVESKNPSAVVEHEATTSKVSDDQLFLCQQRGIDAEKATSMIVNGFCREVFKELPMEFAVEAGKLLEVSLEGSVG from the coding sequence ATGTCTGAACAAGTTGAGCACCTCATTAAGCACGAATACTCAGCTGGATTTCATACCGATGTTGAATCTGAAACCCTGCCTCCTGGTCTTAATGAGGATGTGGTTCGTTTTATTTCAAATAAAAAAGGTGAGCCTGAGTGGTTGACCGAATGGCGTTTAAAAGCCTTCCGAAACTGGCTGGAGATGGAGGAGCCATCGTGGGCCCATGTCAGCTATCCTGATGTCGATTTCCAGGCAATTTCTTATTATTCCGCACCTAAGAGTATGGATGACAAGCCGAAAAGCCTGGATGAAGTCGACCCTGAGCTAATCGAAACCTATAACAAGCTGGGTATTCCTTTGCACGAGCAGGAAATGCTCGCGGGAGTCGCCGTTGATGCGGTGTTCGATTCGGTATCTGTTGTCACCACCTTTAGAGAAAAGTTAGAAGAGGCGGGTGTTATTTTTTGCCCAATAAGTGAGGCAGTGCACAAACATCCTGAGCTAATAAAAAAATACTTGGGTTCTGTTGTTCCGCAAAAAGACAACTTTTATGCCGCCTTGAACAGTGCGGTATTCTCTGACGGCTCCTTCGTTTATATCCCCAAAGGGGTACGTTGTCCGATGGAGCTGTCGACGTATTTCCGAATTAATGAACAAAATACCGGACAATTTGAACGCACACTGATAGTCGCTGACGAAGGCAGCTACGTAAGTTATCTGGAGGGCTGTACTGCGCCCATGCGTGACGAGAATCAGATGCATGCTGCGATTGTGGAACTGATTGCAATGGATGATGCTGAAATCAAGTATTCCACAGTACAAAACTGGTATCCGGGAGATGCTGAGGGGAAAGGTGGCATATATAACTTCGTAACCAAGCGTGGTATCTGTCATAACCGAGCAAAAATTTCCTGGACTCAAGTTGAAACCGGTTCCGCAGTGACCTGGAAATATCCAAGCTGTATTTTAAAAGGGGATGATAGTGTTGGTGAGTTTTATTCGGTGGCTTTAACCAATAATTATCAGCAGGCGGATACCGGAACCAAAATGATCCACTTGGGTAAAAATACCCGTTCAACCATTATTTCCAAAGGGATATCAGCAGGTAAAAGTCAGAACGCTTATCGTGGTTTGGTGCGGATGAATCCTGGTGCGGATGGGGCACGTAATTACACTCAATGTGATTCGTTGCTGATTGGTGACAAGTGTGGCGCACACACATTCCCCTATGTTGAAAGTAAAAACCCTAGCGCTGTGGTTGAGCATGAGGCAACCACCTCAAAAGTGAGTGATGATCAGTTATTCCTATGCCAACAACGTGGTATTGATGCGGAAAAAGCAACATCCATGATTGTGAATGGTTTTTGCCGAGAGGTATTTAAGGAATTACCAATGGAGTTTGCCGTTGAAGCGGGTAAGTTGTTGGAAGTCAGCTTGGAAGGCTCTGTTGGTTAA
- a CDS encoding nitrous oxide-stimulated promoter family protein, producing the protein MVFDSRDKGELLTGSLKTEFKTVYYMVLRYCRDHHQQDRDPGKDLCSECSDLIEYAAHRLDCCPYGQDKPTCNRCPIHCYKPEQKQQMRLVMKYSGPRMLLSHPILALRHLFHEHRLAAEKPKINASNKRKRMREKG; encoded by the coding sequence ATGGTTTTCGACTCTAGAGATAAAGGTGAATTACTAACAGGTTCATTAAAAACTGAGTTTAAAACTGTTTATTATATGGTTCTTCGCTATTGTCGCGACCATCACCAGCAAGATAGAGACCCCGGTAAAGATTTATGCTCTGAGTGTAGCGATTTAATTGAATACGCCGCCCATCGACTAGACTGCTGCCCGTATGGGCAAGATAAACCGACATGTAATCGCTGTCCCATTCATTGTTATAAGCCAGAACAGAAGCAGCAGATGCGTCTGGTTATGAAGTATAGCGGTCCAAGAATGCTGCTATCGCATCCTATATTGGCTTTGCGTCACCTGTTTCACGAACACCGATTGGCGGCGGAAAAGCCGAAAATAAACGCGTCAAATAAGCGTAAAAGAATGCGGGAAAAAGGTTAG
- the queA gene encoding tRNA preQ1(34) S-adenosylmethionine ribosyltransferase-isomerase QueA — MHRQDFYYDLPESLIAKQPTAERTGSRLFQLDGVSGEIKHGHFGDILDCVNEGDLLVFNDTRVIPARVFGTKATGGQLEVLVERVIDQHEVLAHIRSSRSPKAGTEIYLEGDTPVQVIGRQDALFHLRFPEGRSAIEVLENIGHMPLPPYIDREDLAEDRERYQTVYARKDGAVAAPTAGLHFDEPLLQKLKEKGVKLAYVTLHVGAGTFQPVRVDNIFDHHMHTEVMDVSSEVCDMVNQTKAQGKRVIAVGTTSVRCLETAAQSGSIQPFQGDTDIFIYPSYEYRVVDALITNFHLPESTLLMLVSAFAGYKNTMSAYKVAVENSYRFFSYGDAMFITKNPDAKNEVISRDVLQV, encoded by the coding sequence ATGCATCGCCAAGATTTTTACTACGACCTCCCAGAGTCCCTTATTGCCAAACAGCCCACGGCTGAGCGTACAGGTAGCCGCTTGTTTCAGCTGGATGGTGTGAGTGGCGAAATAAAGCATGGCCACTTCGGTGACATATTAGACTGTGTAAACGAAGGGGATTTACTGGTTTTTAATGACACCAGAGTCATTCCTGCTCGTGTTTTTGGTACTAAGGCTACTGGAGGGCAACTCGAAGTTCTTGTTGAACGGGTGATCGATCAGCATGAAGTACTTGCTCATATACGTTCCAGTCGTTCACCTAAAGCCGGTACTGAAATCTATTTGGAAGGGGACACACCGGTTCAGGTAATCGGTCGCCAGGATGCGTTGTTTCATTTGCGTTTCCCCGAAGGCAGAAGCGCAATAGAAGTGTTAGAGAATATTGGCCACATGCCATTGCCACCTTATATTGATCGCGAGGATTTGGCTGAAGACCGGGAACGGTATCAAACCGTCTATGCTCGTAAAGATGGCGCCGTTGCAGCGCCAACCGCTGGTTTGCATTTCGATGAACCCTTGTTGCAAAAGCTGAAAGAGAAGGGCGTCAAGTTGGCTTATGTGACGCTTCATGTTGGAGCAGGCACCTTTCAACCTGTTCGGGTCGATAACATTTTTGATCATCATATGCACACCGAGGTGATGGATGTGTCTTCCGAGGTGTGTGATATGGTCAATCAAACCAAAGCACAAGGTAAACGTGTGATTGCAGTGGGAACCACAAGTGTGCGCTGTCTGGAAACTGCTGCGCAATCGGGCAGTATTCAGCCGTTTCAGGGGGATACCGATATCTTTATCTACCCGAGTTATGAATACCGGGTAGTTGATGCGTTAATCACCAATTTCCATCTGCCGGAATCCACTTTGTTGATGTTGGTTTCGGCTTTTGCCGGGTACAAAAATACGATGTCGGCATATAAGGTTGCAGTCGAAAACAGCTATCGATTTTTCAGTTATGGCGATGCCATGTTTATTACTAAAAATCCTGATGCGAAAAACGAGGTTATTTCTCGTGATGTGCTTCAGGTTTAA
- a CDS encoding iron-sulfur cluster assembly accessory protein, which produces MTVDSFDPSKQVISVTDQAVTHLCAQLTKNPDKVLRLSVKESGCTGYMYQLDLEDGNKETDLHYPLKDGAVLYIDIDAVKVVQGTEIDYVTEGLNRQLKFLNPNAKDYCGCGESFSVN; this is translated from the coding sequence ATGACAGTTGATTCCTTTGATCCAAGCAAGCAAGTTATCTCTGTTACTGATCAGGCAGTAACGCATCTGTGCGCGCAATTAACGAAAAACCCAGATAAAGTTTTACGTTTGTCGGTGAAAGAAAGCGGTTGTACAGGTTATATGTATCAGCTGGATTTGGAAGACGGAAACAAAGAAACAGATCTCCATTATCCGTTGAAAGATGGTGCTGTTTTATATATTGATATTGATGCCGTTAAGGTAGTGCAGGGAACGGAAATTGATTATGTCACTGAAGGTTTAAATCGACAGCTCAAATTTCTGAACCCGAATGCAAAAGACTACTGTGGTTGTGGCGAAAGTTTTTCTGTTAATTAA
- a CDS encoding DUF6174 domain-containing protein: MNDLKHYFSSISIGVVGVVFVYVFYGFYLQLEIENRKARIDERLGVWLKNEPNAYSYVVHEGCMLFRSYQVIHKNGEDLFFDMKLYCDPEESPGCDAGKRNILGIFEEIKRISESAEMLDVTYSDIGYPSEVDIDWRRDTIDDECFIAVEDFREI; this comes from the coding sequence ATGAATGACTTAAAACACTACTTCTCGTCTATTTCAATTGGCGTGGTAGGCGTCGTATTTGTCTACGTTTTCTATGGCTTCTATCTTCAGTTAGAAATTGAAAATCGAAAAGCCAGAATTGATGAAAGGTTGGGCGTGTGGTTGAAGAACGAGCCCAATGCTTACTCATATGTCGTTCACGAAGGGTGTATGCTTTTTCGTTCTTACCAAGTAATACATAAAAACGGCGAAGACCTTTTCTTTGATATGAAACTCTATTGTGATCCCGAAGAATCACCTGGTTGTGATGCTGGTAAGCGCAATATACTGGGAATTTTTGAAGAGATAAAACGTATATCTGAAAGTGCCGAGATGTTGGATGTTACCTACAGTGATATCGGCTATCCATCTGAGGTGGATATCGACTGGCGGAGAGATACAATTGATGACGAGTGTTTCATTGCTGTGGAGGATTTTAGGGAAATATAG
- the iscR gene encoding Fe-S cluster assembly transcriptional regulator IscR produces MRLTTKGRYAVTAMLDLALHQESGPISLADISSRQGISLSYLEQLFAKLRKQALVKSVRGPGGGYLLGREAETISVAELVDAVNESIDATKCSGEQGCQGGDVCLTHYLWQDLSAQIHQFLSNISLQELVDRKDIQSVRERQDAQVEEPEASETVESEIEISNI; encoded by the coding sequence ATGCGTCTAACTACAAAAGGCAGATACGCCGTTACAGCAATGCTCGATTTGGCTCTTCACCAAGAGTCTGGTCCCATCAGCCTGGCTGATATTTCATCAAGACAGGGAATCTCTCTTTCATATCTCGAACAGCTTTTTGCAAAGCTCCGTAAACAGGCTCTGGTTAAGAGTGTGCGCGGGCCAGGTGGTGGTTATTTACTCGGCCGTGAAGCGGAGACGATCTCTGTTGCAGAGTTGGTTGATGCGGTTAATGAATCAATTGATGCTACCAAATGCTCTGGAGAGCAGGGTTGTCAGGGCGGTGATGTCTGTCTAACTCACTATCTATGGCAGGATCTGAGCGCACAGATTCATCAGTTTTTAAGCAACATTTCGTTGCAGGAGCTGGTGGACAGAAAGGATATTCAGTCTGTCCGTGAGCGCCAGGATGCGCAGGTTGAAGAGCCTGAAGCGTCAGAAACCGTTGAATCGGAGATCGAGATCAGCAATATCTAG
- the sufC gene encoding Fe-S cluster assembly ATPase SufC, translating into MLKISDLHASVEEKQILKGLNLEINPGEVHAIMGPNGAGKSTLGNVLAGREGYTVDSGAVTFSGKNLFDWETEERAQNGLFLAFQYPVEIPGVSNMEFMKAAVDAKRKALGMEEFSSVEFLKLAREKCKAVNLDQSFLKRGVNEGFSGGEKKRNEIMQMMLLEPKLCILDETDSGLDIDALQVVADGVNTMRSEERSFIVVTHYQRLLDYIVPDYVHVLADGKIVKSGDKDLALKLEKEGYGWLAKEAGIEVA; encoded by the coding sequence ATGCTTAAAATTTCTGACCTACATGCCAGTGTGGAAGAAAAACAAATTCTGAAAGGGTTAAATCTGGAAATCAACCCCGGCGAAGTTCACGCGATTATGGGGCCTAACGGAGCGGGAAAAAGTACATTAGGAAATGTGCTGGCTGGTCGAGAAGGCTATACCGTCGACAGTGGTGCTGTCACTTTTTCCGGTAAAAATTTATTTGACTGGGAAACAGAAGAGCGAGCACAAAATGGTTTGTTTTTGGCTTTTCAATACCCGGTTGAAATTCCTGGTGTGTCCAATATGGAGTTTATGAAAGCTGCTGTGGATGCAAAACGCAAAGCTTTGGGGATGGAAGAGTTTAGTTCTGTTGAATTTCTTAAACTGGCGCGAGAAAAATGTAAGGCAGTGAATTTGGATCAGTCTTTCCTGAAGCGTGGCGTCAACGAGGGCTTTTCCGGCGGAGAAAAGAAGCGTAACGAAATCATGCAGATGATGTTGTTGGAACCGAAGCTTTGTATTTTGGATGAAACGGATTCGGGCTTGGATATTGACGCGCTACAGGTGGTTGCCGATGGGGTGAATACCATGCGCAGTGAAGAACGTAGTTTTATTGTGGTAACTCATTACCAGCGTTTACTTGATTATATTGTTCCTGACTATGTTCATGTGCTAGCCGATGGGAAAATCGTTAAAAGTGGCGATAAAGATCTTGCACTTAAATTGGAAAAAGAAGGTTACGGTTGGTTGGCAAAAGAAGCCGGTATAGAGGTGGCATAA